A genomic region of Pelodiscus sinensis isolate JC-2024 chromosome 1, ASM4963464v1, whole genome shotgun sequence contains the following coding sequences:
- the KCTD4 gene encoding BTB/POZ domain-containing protein KCTD4, which yields MERKINRREKEHEEKHNSEGTEEGMNCKTSLITLNVGGYLYITQKQTLTKYPDSFLEGVVNGKILCPFDADGHYFIDRDGLLFRHILNFLRNGELLLPEGFRENQLLAQEADFFQLKMLADAVKSRWEKEQLASRETTFLEITDSHDRSQGLRIFCNAPDFIAKIKSRIVLVSKSRLDGFPEEFSISSNIIQFKYFIKSENGTRLVLKEDNTFVCTLETLKFEAIMMALKCGFRLLTSLDCSKGSIVHSDALHFIK from the coding sequence ATGGAGCGAAAAATAAACAGAAGAGAAAAGGAACATGAAGAAAAGCACAActctgagggtactgaggaaggCATGAACTGTAAAACGTCACTGATTACCCTCAATGTTGGTGGATACCTGTACATTACACAAAAACAAACACTAACCAAGTACCCAGACTCTTTTCTTGAAGGTGTGGTAAATGGAAAAATTCTCTGTCCGTTTGATGCAGATGGCCATTATTTCATAGACAGGGATGGACTCCTTTTCAGGCACATTCTGAACTTCCTACGAAATGGAGAACTTCTTCTACCAGAGGGGTTTCGAGAAAATCAACTTTTGGCACAAGAAGCAGATTTTTTTCAGCTTAAGATGTTAGCTGATGCAGTGAAATCAAGGTGGGAGAAAGAACAGCTAGCATCCAGAGAGACTACTTTCCTGGAAATAACCGACAGTCACGACCGTTCACAAGGTCTTCGGATCTTTTGCAATGCTCCTGATTTCATAGCAAAAATCAAATCTCGCATTGTCCTGGTGTCCAAAAGCAGGCTGGATGGCTTTCCAGAGGAGTTTTCAATATCTTCAAATATCATTCAATTCAAATACTTCATAAAGTCAGAAAACGGTACACGACTTGTACTGAAGGAAGACAACACCTTTGTCTGCACCCTGGAAACTCTTAAGTTTGAAGCTATAATGATGGCTTTAAAATGTGGATTTAGACTGCTGACCAGTCTGGATTGTTCCAAGGGGTCAATTGTTCACAGCGATGCACTTCATTTTATCAAGTAA